One genomic window of Salvia miltiorrhiza cultivar Shanhuang (shh) chromosome 4, IMPLAD_Smil_shh, whole genome shotgun sequence includes the following:
- the LOC131020124 gene encoding uncharacterized protein LOC131020124 isoform X1, whose protein sequence is MYGHRRSLFGSGGVSDGYEIGSKRPRLMEPNPYFAVSSSSSGYQQYGYGRRYQPSTFPVVRLRGLPFNCTDIDIFKFFAGLDIVDVFLVNKDGRFSGEAFIVFAGHMQAELALQRDRQTMGRRYVEVFRCKKQEYYNAIAAEVSEGGVDNNHRGSSPVARRKRSPDKDKLEYTEILKLRGLPYSVKKSDILKFFGDFEVVEDKIQIACKPDGKVTGEAFVEFVSVEEARKAMCKDKMLIGSRYVELFPSARDEARQAASRSRQ, encoded by the exons ATGTACGGTCATAGAAG GTCATTGTTTGGGAGCGGGGGGGTTTCAGACGGGTACGAGATCGGCTCAAAGAGACCAAGATTGATGGAACCAAATCCCTACTTCGCAGTGAGCAGCAGTTCGAGTGGCTATCAACAGTACGGCTATGGCAGGAGATATCAGCCATCTACCTTTCCCGTGGTTCGTCTAAGGGGTCTCCCCTTCAACTGCACGGACATAgacattttcaaattttttgctGGACTGGACATTGTGGACGTCTTCTTGGTGAACAAGGATGGGAGGTTCTCTGGAGAAGCATTTATAGTCTTTGCCGGTCATATGCAGGCTGAACTTGCTCTGCAGAGGGATCGCCAGACCATGGGAAGAAGATATGTCGAGGTATTTAGGTGCAAGAAGCAGGAGTACTATAATGCTATAGCTGCTGAGGTGAGTGAAGGAGGCGTTGACAATAATCATCGTGGATCATCTCCTGTAGCTCGTCGTAAAAGGTCCCCGGATAAAGATAAGTTGGAGTATACAGAAATCTTGAAGCTGCGCGGCCTCCCATACTCGGTAAAGAAATCAGACATCTTAAAGTTCTTTGGAGATTTCGAGGTTGTGGAGGACAAGATCCAGATTGCGTGCAAGCCTGATGGGAAAGTTACCGGAGAGGCATTTGTCGAGTTTGTTTCGGTTGAGGAGGCAAGAAAAGCTATGTGCAAGGACAAGATGCTAATCGGATCGAGGTATGTTGAACTGTTTCCTTCGGCACGGGATGAAGCCAGACAAGCTGCATCGAGATCACGGCAGTAG
- the LOC131020124 gene encoding uncharacterized protein LOC131020124 isoform X2 codes for MEPNPYFAVSSSSSGYQQYGYGRRYQPSTFPVVRLRGLPFNCTDIDIFKFFAGLDIVDVFLVNKDGRFSGEAFIVFAGHMQAELALQRDRQTMGRRYVEVFRCKKQEYYNAIAAEVSEGGVDNNHRGSSPVARRKRSPDKDKLEYTEILKLRGLPYSVKKSDILKFFGDFEVVEDKIQIACKPDGKVTGEAFVEFVSVEEARKAMCKDKMLIGSRYVELFPSARDEARQAASRSRQ; via the coding sequence ATGGAACCAAATCCCTACTTCGCAGTGAGCAGCAGTTCGAGTGGCTATCAACAGTACGGCTATGGCAGGAGATATCAGCCATCTACCTTTCCCGTGGTTCGTCTAAGGGGTCTCCCCTTCAACTGCACGGACATAgacattttcaaattttttgctGGACTGGACATTGTGGACGTCTTCTTGGTGAACAAGGATGGGAGGTTCTCTGGAGAAGCATTTATAGTCTTTGCCGGTCATATGCAGGCTGAACTTGCTCTGCAGAGGGATCGCCAGACCATGGGAAGAAGATATGTCGAGGTATTTAGGTGCAAGAAGCAGGAGTACTATAATGCTATAGCTGCTGAGGTGAGTGAAGGAGGCGTTGACAATAATCATCGTGGATCATCTCCTGTAGCTCGTCGTAAAAGGTCCCCGGATAAAGATAAGTTGGAGTATACAGAAATCTTGAAGCTGCGCGGCCTCCCATACTCGGTAAAGAAATCAGACATCTTAAAGTTCTTTGGAGATTTCGAGGTTGTGGAGGACAAGATCCAGATTGCGTGCAAGCCTGATGGGAAAGTTACCGGAGAGGCATTTGTCGAGTTTGTTTCGGTTGAGGAGGCAAGAAAAGCTATGTGCAAGGACAAGATGCTAATCGGATCGAGGTATGTTGAACTGTTTCCTTCGGCACGGGATGAAGCCAGACAAGCTGCATCGAGATCACGGCAGTAG
- the LOC131020120 gene encoding probable serine/threonine-protein kinase PIX13, which yields MGNCLGFLAADHPNPSSTLPSTPGTSRDYSNGVGHSATSSSAGLSRFSAAFSDDACLAAGDHILPTPNLKIYSFADLKNATRNFKSDMVLGIGGFGTVYKGWVDEKSLQPSKHGTGMMVAIKKLHPQSAQGFEEWQAEVNFLGRLSHPNLVKLLGYCWEDKEMLLVYEFMLKGSLENHLFRRNAATEPLPWDIRLKIAIGAAKGLAFLHSSDSIYRDFKASNILLDGSFNAKISDFGLAKLGPSGGNSHVTTRVMGTFGYAAPEYIATGHLYVKSDVYGFGVVLLELLTGLRALDAKRVQQNLVDWMKPLLSQKRKLKTIMDVRLQGQYSSKAASQTAHLTLKCLEQEPRKRPPMKEVAEVLEQIAAMEIPKESKSSRSTRSSSSSLHHIQSPRSYHSPRQSTR from the exons ATGGGGAATTGCTTGGGATTTCTAGCTGCTGACCACCCTAACCCTAGTTCTACTTTACCCTCTACTCCAG GGACATCGCGAGATTACAGCAATGGTGTAGGTCATTCTGCGACAAGCAGTAGCGCCGGCCTCAGCCGTTTCTCAGCTGCTTTCAGCGATGATGCGTGCTTGGCTGCAGGAGATCATATACTGCCCACTCCAAATTTGAAGATTTACAGTTTTGCTGATTTGAAGAATGCCACTAGGAATTTCAAGTCGGATATGGTTTTGGGAATAGGAGGTTTTGGCACTGTGTATAAGGGATGGGTGGATGAGAAGAGCCTGCAGCCTTCTAAACATGGGACTGGGATGATGGTTGCAATCAAGAAGTTGCATCCTCAGAGCGCGCAGGGCTTTGAAGAATGGCAG GCAGAAGTGAACTTTTTGGGAAGGTTGTCACATCCTAACTTGGTAAAGCTCTTGGGATATTGTTGGGAAGATAAAGAAATGCTGCTTGTCTATGAATTTATGCTAAAGGGAAGCCTGGAAAATCATCTTTTTAGAA GAAATGCTGCTACTGAACCATTACCGTGGGATATAAGACTCAAAATAGCAATAGGAGCAGCAAAGGGACTGGCTTTTCTGCACTCTTCGGACAGTATTTATCGAGACTTTAAGGCCTCAAACATTCTTCTTGATGGG AGTTTCAATGCAAAAATATCGGATTTTGGGTTAGCGAAACTGGGGCCTTCAGGAGGGAATTCTCATGTTACAACCCGCGTGATGGGAACATTTGGCTATGCTGCACCTGAATACATTGCAACAG GACATCTATATGTGAAGAGCGACGTGTATGGGTTTGGCGTGGTGCTGCTGGAGCTGCTGACAGGCTTGAGAGCCCTTGACGCAAAACGGGTACAGCAGAACTTGGTGGATTGGATGAAGCCCCTTCTCTCCCAGAAACGGAAACTGAAAACCATCATGGATGTGCGATTACAAGGGCAGTATTCGTCCAAGGCAGCATCACAGACTGCTCACCTCACCCTCAAATGCTTGGAGCAAGAGCCCAGAAAGCGGCCTCCCATGAAAGAGGTAGCTGAGGTCTTGGAACAGATTGCAGCCATGGAAATACCCAAAGAGTCCAAGAGTAGTAGATCAACgcgttcttcttcttcgtctctCCACCACATACAATCGCCCAGATCGTATCACTCCCCTCGTCAGTCCACAAGATAG